One region of Vicinamibacterales bacterium genomic DNA includes:
- a CDS encoding adenylate kinase — MTLNLVMLGPPGAGKGTQAKRLAVARRIPHISTGDMLREAVAAGTEIGLRARAVMEKGQLVSDEIIVGVVKERLAKADAQSGFVLDGFPRTVPQAVALDAIVAGRDPLVIVDIAVADEELVRRLTSRRVCGQCGANADVAAPLRETPGQPVAKQCTTCGGALTQRADDREEVIRERLRVYTRDTLPLLAYYLSRPTFRSVNGAQALERVVADVAAAVDAAVGAA, encoded by the coding sequence ATGACATTGAACCTCGTCATGCTCGGCCCCCCGGGCGCAGGCAAGGGCACGCAGGCCAAACGGCTGGCGGTCGCGCGGCGCATCCCGCACATCTCCACGGGAGACATGCTGCGCGAGGCAGTGGCGGCGGGCACGGAGATCGGCCTGCGCGCCAGGGCCGTGATGGAGAAGGGGCAGCTCGTCAGCGACGAGATCATCGTCGGCGTCGTGAAGGAGAGACTGGCGAAGGCCGACGCGCAGTCGGGGTTCGTGCTCGACGGCTTCCCGCGCACGGTGCCGCAGGCGGTGGCGCTCGATGCGATCGTGGCCGGCCGCGACCCGCTGGTGATCGTGGACATCGCGGTGGCCGACGAGGAACTGGTGCGGCGGCTGACGTCGCGCCGCGTGTGCGGCCAGTGCGGGGCCAACGCGGATGTCGCGGCGCCCCTTCGAGAGACGCCCGGGCAGCCCGTGGCGAAGCAGTGCACCACGTGCGGCGGCGCGCTGACCCAGCGCGCGGACGATCGCGAGGAGGTCATCCGGGAGCGGTTGCGCGTCTACACGCGCGACACCCTTCCGCTGCTGGCCTACTACCTGTCGCGCCCGACGTTCCGGAGCGTGAACGGCGCGCAGGCGCTCGAGCGTGTCGTTGCGGATGTGGCGGCCGCGGTGGATGCGGCGGTTGGGGCGGCCTGA
- the rpsM gene encoding 30S ribosomal protein S13 — protein sequence MARIAGVDLPRTKRIEIGLTYIFGIGRTRSNVILKEAGVGPDIRVKDLSEDDVRKIT from the coding sequence ATGGCACGTATCGCAGGGGTTGACCTTCCGCGGACCAAGCGGATCGAGATCGGCCTGACCTACATCTTCGGCATCGGCCGCACGCGGTCGAACGTGATCCTCAAGGAAGCAGGCGTGGGTCCGGACATCCGCGTGAAGGATCTGTCCGAGGACGACGTCCGCAAGATCAC
- the map gene encoding type I methionyl aminopeptidase, producing MIVCKSPAELDRMRGACDLVAAVLSDLRDAVRPGVSTLDLDARAEAKIRVAGGTPAFKGYHGYPASVCISINDEVIHGIPSAARILADGDIVSLDVGAVLDGYVGDSAVTLPVGSVPDRAMTLLRVTQEALYRAILHVKPGGRVSDIGHAVQEHVEAHGCSVVREFVGHGIGTAMHEEPQVPNYGPAGRGPRLAEGMVLAIEPMVNLGRPGVRILEDGWTAVTRDHSLSAHFEHTVAVTADGPLVMTARDDDRFGDVLAAVGIETPEGLENRWRKRTRLK from the coding sequence ATGATTGTCTGCAAGTCGCCCGCCGAACTCGATCGGATGCGGGGCGCCTGCGACCTGGTGGCCGCAGTGCTCAGTGACTTGCGCGATGCGGTGCGGCCGGGCGTGAGCACGCTGGACCTCGACGCGCGGGCCGAGGCGAAGATCCGGGTGGCGGGCGGCACGCCGGCGTTCAAGGGCTACCATGGGTATCCCGCGTCGGTCTGCATCTCGATCAACGACGAGGTGATACACGGGATTCCCTCGGCGGCGCGGATCCTCGCGGACGGCGACATCGTGTCGCTCGACGTCGGCGCCGTGCTGGACGGGTACGTCGGCGATTCAGCCGTGACGTTGCCGGTCGGGTCCGTGCCGGACCGTGCGATGACGCTGCTGCGGGTGACCCAGGAAGCGCTCTACCGGGCGATCCTGCACGTGAAGCCGGGCGGCAGGGTCTCGGATATCGGACACGCGGTGCAGGAGCACGTCGAGGCCCACGGATGCTCGGTCGTGCGCGAGTTCGTCGGGCACGGCATCGGGACGGCGATGCACGAGGAGCCCCAGGTGCCCAACTACGGTCCGGCCGGGCGAGGCCCGCGACTGGCCGAAGGGATGGTGCTGGCCATCGAACCGATGGTGAACCTGGGACGGCCTGGTGTGCGGATCCTCGAGGACGGCTGGACGGCCGTGACGCGGGATCACAGCCTGTCGGCGCATTTCGAACACACGGTGGCCGTCACGGCGGACGGGCCACTGGTCATGACGGCGCGCGACGACGATCGGTTCGGTGACGTGCTGGCGGCGGTCGGCATCGAGACCCCCGAGGGGCTGGAGAACCGGTGGCGAAAGAGGACACGATTGAAGTAA
- the infA gene encoding translation initiation factor IF-1, producing MAKEDTIEVTGVVLESLPNAMFRVELENRHQVLAHVSGKMRKNFIRILTGDRVLIELSPYDLTRGRITYRYK from the coding sequence GTGGCGAAAGAGGACACGATTGAAGTAACCGGCGTGGTGCTCGAGTCGCTTCCGAACGCGATGTTCCGCGTCGAACTCGAGAACAGGCACCAGGTACTGGCTCACGTGTCGGGCAAGATGCGAAAGAACTTCATCCGCATCCTCACGGGAGACCGGGTCCTCATCGAGTTGTCGCCGTACGACCTGACGCGGGGGCGGATCACGTACCGGTACAAGTAG
- the rpmJ gene encoding 50S ribosomal protein L36, translating to MKVRASVKRICDKCKIVRRRGVVRVICSNQKHKQRQG from the coding sequence ATGAAAGTCAGAGCGTCCGTCAAACGAATCTGTGACAAGTGCAAGATCGTCCGCCGCCGCGGTGTCGTGCGGGTGATCTGCTCGAACCAGAAGCACAAGCAGAGACAGGGTTAG